CGGCATGCTGGTCGGCCTCGGGACCGGGACGACGGCCGCTTTCGCCATAGCGGCGCTGGCTCGCCGTCTTGGCGAGGGATTGCGCTGCCGCGGCGTCGCGACGTCGCTCCGGACAGCCGATAGCGCCAGGGCGGCGCGCATTCCCTTGCTGACCCTGGAAGAGGTGGCCGAAGTCGATCTTTGCATCGACGGCGTGGACGAGATCGATGCGGAATTTCGCGCGATCAAGGGCGCGGGCGGGGCCATGCTGCGCGAGAAGATCGTGGCGAGTGCAGCCCGGCGCATGATCGCGATCGCCGACGCGTCGAAAGCCGTCGCGCGGCTCGGCGCCCGTCCGGTCCCCGTGGAGGCGCTGCCAAGCGCTCGCGCCTATGTCGAACGGCAACTCGCACGGCTCGATTGCACGCCGATCTTGCGCCGCAACGATGCTGGCGCGCCTGTGACGACCGATCAGGGCAACCTCATTTTCGACTGCCACTTCGCCGCTCTTGACGATCCGGCCGGGACTGCCACACGGCTGTCCTTCATCCCGGGCATGCTCGGCCATGGACTGTTTCTGTCGGAGATCGACGCGCTTTATCTCGGGACGGCGGATGGCGTTGTTCGCACGGAGCGGAACATTGCCTAATGTTAAGGCGTGAGGCCTGCATCCATCCCGCCGCTGTTTCGTTCCACCAGTGGACCGGAGGATCGATGATTCCATGACAGACGCATCTCACCCTGCGGAACGGCGGGTCCGCGAGGACGGCTCGCCCGAGCGCCTTGCCATCGACACGATACGCACGCTGGCGATGGACGCCGTGCAGAAGGCCAATTCGGGCCATCCCGGCACGCCGATGGCGCTTGCCCCGGTGGCGCATACCCTGTGGACGCGCTTCCTCCGCTACGATCCCGAAGTGCCGGACTGGCCGAACCGCGATCGCTTCGTCCTGTCCTGCGGCCATGCCTCGATGCTGCTCTATGCGGTCCTTCATCTTGCGAGCGTGCAGGAGATCGACGCTGAGGGCCGCAAGACCGGGCTACCCGCGGTCAGCCTCGACGACATCAAGCAGTTCCGCCAGCTCGGTTCGAAGACGCCCGGCCATCCCGAATACCGCATGACCACGGGCGTCGAAACGACCACCGGGCCGCTCGGCCAGGGCTGCGGCAATTCGGTCGGCATGGCGATCGCAGCGCGTTGGCTCGGTGCCACTTTCAATCGCGACGGCTTCACGCTGTTCGACAACGACGTCTACGCCGTCTGCTCGGACGGTGATCTCATGGAAGGCGTCGCGAGCGAGGCGGCCTCGTTGGCCGGGCATCTCGCGCTCTCCAACCTCTGCTGGATCTACGACAGCAACCACATCACGATCGAAGGCGACACCGCTCTCGCCTTCGACGAGGACGTCGCCAAGCGGTTCCAGGCCTATGGCTGGAACACCGTTACCATCGAAGATGCCGAGGACACCGAAGGCTTCGCCGCAGCGATCGAGACCTTCCGCAGAACGGGTGATCGTCCGACGCTGATCGTGGTGAAATCGGTGATCGGCATCGGCTTTCCCACCCGAGCCGGCACGCAGAAAGCCCATAGCGACGCGCCCGGCGAGGACGAGATCCGCGGCGCGAAGAAGAGGAACGGCTGGCCCGAGGACGCGCAGTTCCTCGTGCCCGAGGAAGCAAAACGGAGCTTTTCCGCTGCTGTCGCCGGCCGCGGCAAGCCGCTGCGCGAGGAATGGGAGCAGATGTTCGCGCGGTATCGCGAGGCCTACCCCGATCTGGCCTCTACACTCGACGATCTTCGCCACGGCAAGGTGCCGGGCGGCTGGGAAAGCGAGCTTCCTACCTTCGAGCCCGACGCCAAGGGGATCGCCAGCCGCGATGCCGGCGGTAAGGTTCTCAACGCCATCGCTGCCAGGGCGCCCTGGCTGGTCGGCGGCGCAGCGGACCTTTCGCCGTCGACCAAGACCGACGTAAAGGACGCGCCCTCTCTGGAGGCGGTAACGCCCGGCGGTCGCAACATGCATTTCGGCATTCGCGAGCATGCCATGGGGGCGGTGG
The window above is part of the Novosphingobium sp. G106 genome. Proteins encoded here:
- the rpiA gene encoding ribose-5-phosphate isomerase RpiA — its product is MARNGLHTESWKRASAEAAVAEVADGMLVGLGTGTTAAFAIAALARRLGEGLRCRGVATSLRTADSARAARIPLLTLEEVAEVDLCIDGVDEIDAEFRAIKGAGGAMLREKIVASAARRMIAIADASKAVARLGARPVPVEALPSARAYVERQLARLDCTPILRRNDAGAPVTTDQGNLIFDCHFAALDDPAGTATRLSFIPGMLGHGLFLSEIDALYLGTADGVVRTERNIA
- the tkt gene encoding transketolase encodes the protein MTDASHPAERRVREDGSPERLAIDTIRTLAMDAVQKANSGHPGTPMALAPVAHTLWTRFLRYDPEVPDWPNRDRFVLSCGHASMLLYAVLHLASVQEIDAEGRKTGLPAVSLDDIKQFRQLGSKTPGHPEYRMTTGVETTTGPLGQGCGNSVGMAIAARWLGATFNRDGFTLFDNDVYAVCSDGDLMEGVASEAASLAGHLALSNLCWIYDSNHITIEGDTALAFDEDVAKRFQAYGWNTVTIEDAEDTEGFAAAIETFRRTGDRPTLIVVKSVIGIGFPTRAGTQKAHSDAPGEDEIRGAKKRNGWPEDAQFLVPEEAKRSFSAAVAGRGKPLREEWEQMFARYREAYPDLASTLDDLRHGKVPGGWESELPTFEPDAKGIASRDAGGKVLNAIAARAPWLVGGAADLSPSTKTDVKDAPSLEAVTPGGRNMHFGIREHAMGAVANGMALTYLRPYTGTFMVFSDYMRPPIRLAAIMELPVIFVFTHDSIGVGEDGPTHQPIEQLAALRAIPGLDVIRPGDANETAVAWKVALTHTHEPTALVFSRQAIPTLDRGKYAAASGLEKGGYVLADCAGEPEIILIGTGSELPLVVAAHEKLTSEGARSRVVSLPSWYLFEKQDQAYRDSVLPRGVRARLAVEQGGALGWDRYVGPDGATVTMSTFGASAPIAKLQEKFGFTLDAVCKAARDLVEKVK